ATCCTCTTTTACCGGTTCTCCGGGGAGCGGTATTTCATAATAAGCTATGCCTTCGGGGTTGGTAGCTATAGTCAGACTGTCCTGTTTTCCATTAAAAGCGAGGTGAAGCGTGCCTGCTTCATAGTTAAGTCCGCCATGAAATACCAGCCTTACCATCCTGCTGGGGGGGCCGGCATTTTTCAGGTAAGCAACAGTAGGCTGCAATTCCACGCCTGTAAAGGGTTGGTGCTTTTGCTGCGCTATGCTGACCATGCCGGGGAAACAGCAGCACACCAGTAATTTTAATAGCTTTTGTGTCATAGACCAAGATTATAATGATTTAAAGGATTAACCTGATGGGTAGCGGAGATCAGATGTAATAATTTATCCTGCTCCGCTATCTATCTATTTATCTATTTATTTATCTATCCATCAGGTTAATCGTTTTAAAACCTATATAATCTCCCTTATCAATCAGGTTAATCCTTTTAAATCCATATAATCCTGGTCAGAAGCCGGGATTATTAGGTAACAGATTTGGGTTCACATCTATCTCCTGTTTCGGAACAGGGAACAGTAATTGTTTTTCTGCGAAGGTGGCGCCAAAAACGGTGGTGTGTCCAATGAAATTATCCCAGTTGCCGGTCACGTCGTTATGTACTTTACGGGTACGTATCATATCGAACCACATTTTATTTTCGAAGCACAGTTCATCGTAACGTTGTAACCACACTTCCTTTTCAAATGCATCCTGTGATAAAGCACCAATAGGGGCTAATTTGGCCCGCTGACGGATGGCGTTTACATAACTAATAGCACTGGGATTAGGTGTACCTTCTGCGCGGTTAGATGCTTCCGCATACAACAGGTACACATCTGCCAACCGGTAGAGCGTATAGTTAAGATCTGATTTGGCGGTGTTGGTAACGGCATTTACATCAAAAAATTTGTAAATGTAGTGATTGGAAAAAGTAACAATATCAGGACTATTTACCTTCTTATAATTGGTATAGAAAAACTGTTTTTCCTGTACTCTTTTATCGCCTGCAGGGTATGATTTGATAAACTGCGGGGTCGGATATACGGAGCCGTATTCATCCGCATATTTGGATATGCCGGAGAAGTTTGGAATAGTAAGTGGCGTGAGCGGGTTGCTGGAAGGCACCGCTGCGGCGTACTGTACCTGGAAAATAAATTCTTTGGTATTTTTATTTGCCGGGTTGATCATATCTGTGTATTCAGGAAAAAGAGTATACCCGCCTTTGTCTATCACTTCTTTGGAATGTTGTGCAGAAAGTGCATAGTACTGGTTGCCACCATTGATGGCAGCACCTGCGTAGGTAAGGTATACATCTGCCAGCAGTGATTGAACGAATCCCATGGATACTTTGCCACTTGCGTCTTTCCAGGGCAGTGTTGATTTTACAGCTGTTTCCAGATCGGGGATGATAATACTGTCATAGATCGCTTTTGCATCTGAGCGTGGCAGGTTCAGGTTCAGGTCAGTTGGAACAGTGGTTACTTTTGGCACTGCACCGTACATCCTTACCAGGTGAAAATAATAGAATGCACGCAGTGTATGTGCTTCTGCCAGCATATTCGTTTTAGCTTCATCTGTCAGGGTGGTAAAAGTCGGAAGCTTTTCCAGGGCCAGGTTACATGCCCCTACACCCAGGTATAAATGCTGCCACCAGGTGTCCACATAAAATGAGGTAATGTTATAAGTAAGATTCTGGAAATTTACATAGCCTGTTTGTCCCAGGTCACTGTTAGCTTTCCCCGTCATGAACTCCATCAGGTTGTAGGTATTACCACCATAGGAGCCAGACTGTCCGTTTAGTAAACCCTGGAGGTTCTGATAACAGCCATTGGCATAAGCCGTGGCTACTTTGGCGCTGGTGAGGTTAGCATCGGGGGAGATGAAATTAGTAGGCTTTTCCTCCAGGAATTTTTTGCAGGAAAAACTCATCAACACCACCAATGCTAAGAATATATGTTTAGTCGTTTTCATATGCTAATTTTTTTGTACAACGAAAAATATCACGTTAACGGTTACACGGTGTTTTCTTAAAAACCGACATTTACGCCCAGGTTCCATACACGTGGGTGTGGATAGGGGAAGAAGTCGATGTTTTGAGAAAAGGCGGTATTGGCGCCATAACCTGAGTTAAACGTGTCTACTTCAGGGTCATAGCCTGTATACTTGGTGATCAGGAAAAGGTTTTGTACACTGGCGTAGATACGGAAGCGGTTGATCTTGGTTCTTTCTGTAAATGATGGCGGAAAAGTATAACCGAGTGTAAAGTTCTGCCCACGGATATAAGAACCGTCTTCTACCCACCAGGTATCAAAATGGGAGTCCTGTGTGAATTTATAGCTACGTACCTGTGCTATGGAAGTATTCTGATGGTCCGGTGTCCAGCCATCCAGTACTGTTGCAAGGCTATTGGACAGGGTTTGACGGTCTTCTGTTGAATGTTTGAAGGTAGCGGCTGTGTTTACACCCTGTACAAACCGGATGTCAAAGGTGAAATCAAGTTGTCTGTATTTAAACGTACTGCTGAAAGTACCTGTCCATCTTGGATAAGCGCGGCCGATAATACTGTAATAAGGGCTGCCGTCTGCATTATAGATATATTTCCGGTCGCCGGGTTTCAAGCTGTACTTGGCGGCTTCTGCGCCTTCGTCTGAGCTATAGGTACCCAGTCTTGTCATACCGTAGAATGATCCAATTGGTGAGCCTACACGCAGCACATTTGTCTGACCCAGGAAATTAGGGCCGGGGAAAATATCTGCGTTCCCGTTATTGAGTTTAAGTATTTCATTTTTATTGGTCGCAAAAATGAAGTTGGTAGACCAGGTGAAGTTGGGTGTTTTAATATTCATGGTCTGTAAGTTTACTTCCAGACCGGTATTTCTAACGGAACCCACGTTCTTGTACACATTGGCTGTTGCCATACCGGCAGACCATGGAATAGGCGCTGCCAGTAAGAGGTCTTTTGTAGTACGCGTGTAGAAATCCACATTCAGGTTAATGCGGTTATCCAGCATCATCAGTTCCAGACCGGCATCAAACTGTAGTGAACGTTCCCATTTAAGATTCGCGTTACCGATGTAGCTGGGTAACAGGCTGGATTGGTTGGCACCGGCCAGTACAACCTGGTTGGGCTGGATCTGGGCAATGCTCTGGTACTGACCAATTTCCTGGTTACCGGAAACACCATAGCTGGCGCGGAGCTTTAAATTGTTGATGGTACTACTACCTTTCAGGAATTCTTCCTGTGATACACGCCATGCAGCACCTACTGAAGGGAAGAAGGCGTATTTATTATTTGCACCGAATTTTGAGGAACCATCATATCTACCAGTTGCGGTAAACAGGTATTTGTCCATCAGGTTATACGTAACACGGGCGAAGTAAGAGTTCATGGCCCATCTGTAATCCTGGGATTCTGAGGTGGAACGTACAGATCCTGCTGCGAGGAAGTCCCACTGGAAGAAGTCATCAATGAAATTCTGTGTTTCCACATTGGCATATTCCTGTTTGAATTCCTGGAAAGACATACCCAGTAAGGCGGTCATGCTGTTATTTTCATTGAATTTTTTTGTGTAGGTCAGGTAGTTTTCAGATTGCCAGTATTTATTGGTGTAGGTAGAAATACGGGCAACACCACCCTGATCCTGTGATAAGTGCGGCAAATCACCGGCAGAATAAAAGTTATTTTTCTGATCATTCAGGAAATAACCAAAATCCGTTTTGAAGTCCAGGTCTTTGGTGATATGAAACAGCAGGTAAGCATCCCCCGATGTTTGTGACGTATTATTCAGGGTGTACCTGTTCTGGGCAATATGCACCGGGTTAGGGCCGCCTTCCAGTCCGGCAATATCATTGTTTCCTGCCCAGCTGCCATCAGGATAGCGGATGGGTACAATGGGCACTTCTTCTGTCACCATGCGCGGTACATTCAATGAACCATTACCATCTGATACCACTCTTTGTTTACTGGAAACATAGGAAATGTTTCCACCTATTTTCAACCATTTTGTTACATCACTGTCGAAAGTAAGCCTGGCGGAATATCTTTTGAACCAGGACTCCATCATCAGACCATTCTGATCGAGATAGCCGAGTGACAGGCTGTAGAGTGTTTTCTCATTACCCCCCTGCACATTCAGCTGGTGGCTGTTGGATACTGCTGGCTTGTATACTTCTTTTTCCCAGTTGGTGTTGTAAAGTGGTTTGTCGTTCGCATCAAACAACAGCGGGAAGTTGGTATGGTTGAGTGCTGCCGGCGGCGCCCATGTTCCACCCAACGGATCAAACTTGGTGGCATTGACAAATGCCTCGTTATATACTTTTACAAATTCGTCCGAGTTTAAGGTGCGCAGATGTGAAGCCAGGGTGCTTACGTTTACATCGCCCTGGTAGGTTACTTCTGTTGGACCGATCTTTCCCCGCTTGGTGGTGATCAGGATGACGCCGTTGGCGCCCCTGGCCCCGAAGATAGCAGTGGAGGAAGCATCTTTCAATACTTCCAGGGAAGCAATATCATTCGGGTTGATGGAGTTACCATCTATCCCGATTACACCATCTACTACATACAACGGATCAACGTTGGAGTTGATGGAACCGATACCGCGTACACGAACTTTTGCAGCCTGCCCCGGGGCGCTGCTGTTAATGTTTACATCCACACCGGCTATTTTACCTTGTAATGCCTGTGAAACATTGGGGACTGGTTTGTCCATCAGTTGTTCAGCCTTGATAGTGGTAACTGCACCGGTCAGGTCACTTTTTTTCACGGTACCATAACCTATTACCACAACGTCGGTTAAATTACTGATCTGCTCTTGCAAAGCGACGTTCAGGGTAGTTTGATTGCCGACCCTGATGTCTTGGGTGGCAAACCCGGTGAACGAAAAGCTGAGGACGGCGTTAGCGTTGGGTACCTCGATAGTAAAAGCGCCATCGACATTCGTAATGGTACCACTGGCTGTGCCCTTGATCGCAATTGTTACATTGGGTAGTGGCGTCGCGTCTGTTGCATTGGTGACCCTGCCGCTTACTTTAAGCTGAGCCGTTGCATGTAGAGAGAAGAAAATACATGCAAGCAAGTAGGAGTAGAATAATTTTCTTTTCATAACAAGTCTTTAAAGATGATGGAATACTTGAATGGCAAGACTGTATCTGCGTTACGACAGTATGACTGCAGGGTACGGCCCTGTACGCTATAATGATAGGATACTAAACAAATGAATGAATAGTCTGATTGAGAAATACCTGGGTTTTATTGTTATTTAATCGATTTAGCAAATTGGTTTAGCGAAATGGTTTCTGGTTGTAAATCCTAACAATGCTAGTGTTGTATTTGTTTATTTTTACTGATGGTTTGTAGCCCAATGTTTCAAAAGTGTGATGGCATCATAGAGCACGCCGGCTTCTCCCCGGAAATCGCCCGATCCTTTGGCTGCGCCTGTTTGAACATCATACCATTCATAAAAGCCTTTGTGTGCGATAACCCGTTCTATCATGGGATTGAGTTCATCAACCGCTTCATTTATAAATCCATTCGCAATCAGTGCCTGGATCATGCGTCCGCCAAACCAGGTCCAGTCGCCGGCATTCTGATACACATAAGGATGCATATTGGGAAATTCCGCAGCGGGGTATGGTGGATATACCGTTATGCCGATAGTGGCGTATTTTTCTTTTGCTGCCGCCTGTACCATCTGCCTGTTAATGGCAGCTATTTCTTCCTTATTATGAAAACCGGCCAGGATAGCGCAGGTAGAGCCGCCTGTATATAAAATCGCTGCTTCGTTGAATGTTTTTGAAAACGGGCTGCCGTTTAAATAGAGATGTGGAATATATTTTTGGGCAGCAGGTTGCCATAAATATTTGCGGACATTTTTCCGGATACCGGCGGCCACTTCTCCCCAGTTCTTTGTAGATGTATAGTTATCGGGTTTTATGGCAAGAAAATCTTTGATGGCGATGACAAACATGGCGTTGTCGTAGATATCAATCGCCCATTTTGTTTTATCGTTTATGCGTACTCCCCAGCCTGTTTCCGGTTGTACATCGCCCCAGTCGACAGTAGTAGCGCCGGTGATCAGCCCGTATTTGGCAGACCATCTTTCTTTCAGCAGGTATGACAGCGCGTTGTCCATCCGTTGCAATACTGTTTTGCCGGCTACTTCTTCCGTCAGAATGGATTGGTCGCCGGTAATGTCAATATATTTTCTGATGGCCTGTATCAGGGATGATTCCTGGTCTGTTTCCACGGTGTTTTTATGCGCAGCCCATTCCGGCGCCAGGTCGGAGTAACGGTATTCATAGCCAACGTAAGCCTTTTTTTTATCGATAAAACCATCTACGATATCGCCGTTGCTGCCCTGCATTTTGAAGAATAACAGCAACATCTCTTTTACTTTTTCTTTGGGAAGTACCTGTAGGGAGCCTTTGATAAAAGTGTTGAGATCCCTGATCCATACTTCTCCGTAGGAGGTGCCAGCGGAAAGACCAGTGAGTAATTGCAGGGCGCGGGCTTGTATGGTATCAAGCCGGCTGTCTGCCAATATAGATTTTGCCAGCGTACCAGGATCCTTCGTTTGTGCGTGTGTTTGCAGAGAAAAGATGACGGGTGTCAGCAAAACGGTTATCACGGTGATGAGTAAGGTCTTTTTCATATGCTGGTTGACTGGGTAATATGTACAAACATATAAACATGTGGCTATATTAGCAAAAAATGTTTTTGGACGGTAAATAAAGGATTTGTTTTTTTATTAATATCTGATATACATCTCTTTTAAAAATATTTTTTATTGATATATAAAATATTCTTGTCTGCTTTCCGCTGTGTTTGATTATACATACTTTAAAAAATGCGGCTGTAAAATGCTTTTTTTGATATTTTTCCAGTTGCTTTGCACACATGTATTTTAGCATAGATCATAAAAATCCCCTGCCACTGCATGTTCAGGCGGAAAACCTGTTGCGTTCCATGATTAAGGACCAACAGTATGCCGATGGAAAATTTTTGCCGAATGAAGTACAGTTAGCAAAACAGCTGGCGATATCCAGGTCTACTTTGCGGCATGCATTAAATAAACTGGTGTACGAAGGATTGCTGGTCAGAAAAAAAGGCGTAGGTACAAAAGTGGCTGCACCCACCATCAGTTCAAAATCAAAAAACTGGCTCAGCTTCACGCAGGAAATGAATGCACGCGGTATCGCGATTAAAAATTTTGAATTGCATGTTACCTGGGTAACACCCGATGAAAACATTGCCAATTTTTTTGAGATCAGTCCTACTAAAAAGATCCTGAAACTGGAAAGGCTGCGGGGCAAGACAGAAGGCCCGTTCGTTTATTTTATTTCCTATTTCCATCCACGGGTAGGACTTACAGGAGAAGAGGATTTTAAACGGCAGCTATATGATATCCTCGAAAAAGATTACATGGTAATCGCTACTTTATCCAAAGAAGAAATCAGTGCTAAAACAGCGGATAAATTTATTGCCGCCAAACTGGAACTGGAACCGGGTAGTCCTATCCTTTTCAGAAAACGGTTTGTATACGATCAGGGTGAGCGCCCCATCGAATACAACGTGGGCTATTACCGGGCCGATAGTTTCGTATATACGGTAGAAAGCAGAAGAGAGTAGGGGGTGCGTTTTAATATCCTCCCCCTGTTGTTGTTAACCTATCTCTTTGCATTTTGCAAATCTTTTCCTATTTTTCACTTCCAAGCCTGTAATCAGAGATTCCGACCGCCATACCATAATCTTTTTGTTTTCTCATAACACATCAATATATCCGAGGATGGAGTACGCTGTACCAAACGAACCCGATCTCATCAGAAGAGTGATAAAAGGAGATAAAGATGCTTTCCGGGAGATCTATGATCACTACCGGGGCAATATCTTTTCGTATGCCTGTAATCTTACAAAATCAAAGGAAACAGCGCACGAGATCGTGCAAATGGTATTTATTCGTTTATGGTTGAAGAGAGAACAGATTAATCCTGATCTGCACTTCGGCGCCTACATCAAAAAGGCTACCCTGCACCATGTATTGAATTTTATAAAGAAAACTGCGCGGGAACAGCAATTGCAGGAAAACGTGTACCAGCGCATGGAAGCCATGCGGAACACGACGGAAGAAGAACTGCTGCTGAAAGAACTGCAACAGGTGTACCGGGCCGCTATTGAAAAATTGCCGCCACAAAAAAAACTGATCTATTGTTTAAGCCGTCATGATGAACTGACACATGAAGAAATTGCCCAACGATTAAAAATCTCCAAATATACCGTGAACAATCACCTCGTAGAGGCGCTCCGCCTTGTACGTAACTATATTCACACCCATGCCGATCTGGCCAGCTTCCTCATTGCCCTGTTGATTGCGGAATGGTTTTGAAAAAAATGTCCGCCAACTAGTTATATCCCTTCCGGCCGTTGTATAGCTATATATGGTATTGCTTTTATGATCATCTAATTACCTGCCCTTGGAAGACAACGAACAACTGAAATACCTGTATGGGCGTTACCTGCGCAATCAAAGCAGCAGGGAAGAGCTACAGGCATTTTTTACCCTGGTGAATACGCTTCCCGACGAAGCGCAGATCAGATCACTGTTGTCG
The Chitinophaga sp. MM2321 DNA segment above includes these coding regions:
- a CDS encoding GntR family transcriptional regulator produces the protein MIKDQQYADGKFLPNEVQLAKQLAISRSTLRHALNKLVYEGLLVRKKGVGTKVAAPTISSKSKNWLSFTQEMNARGIAIKNFELHVTWVTPDENIANFFEISPTKKILKLERLRGKTEGPFVYFISYFHPRVGLTGEEDFKRQLYDILEKDYMVIATLSKEEISAKTADKFIAAKLELEPGSPILFRKRFVYDQGERPIEYNVGYYRADSFVYTVESRRE
- a CDS encoding RagB/SusD family nutrient uptake outer membrane protein; the encoded protein is MKTTKHIFLALVVLMSFSCKKFLEEKPTNFISPDANLTSAKVATAYANGCYQNLQGLLNGQSGSYGGNTYNLMEFMTGKANSDLGQTGYVNFQNLTYNITSFYVDTWWQHLYLGVGACNLALEKLPTFTTLTDEAKTNMLAEAHTLRAFYYFHLVRMYGAVPKVTTVPTDLNLNLPRSDAKAIYDSIIIPDLETAVKSTLPWKDASGKVSMGFVQSLLADVYLTYAGAAINGGNQYYALSAQHSKEVIDKGGYTLFPEYTDMINPANKNTKEFIFQVQYAAAVPSSNPLTPLTIPNFSGISKYADEYGSVYPTPQFIKSYPAGDKRVQEKQFFYTNYKKVNSPDIVTFSNHYIYKFFDVNAVTNTAKSDLNYTLYRLADVYLLYAEASNRAEGTPNPSAISYVNAIRQRAKLAPIGALSQDAFEKEVWLQRYDELCFENKMWFDMIRTRKVHNDVTGNWDNFIGHTTVFGATFAEKQLLFPVPKQEIDVNPNLLPNNPGF
- a CDS encoding TonB-dependent receptor; translation: MKRKLFYSYLLACIFFSLHATAQLKVSGRVTNATDATPLPNVTIAIKGTASGTITNVDGAFTIEVPNANAVLSFSFTGFATQDIRVGNQTTLNVALQEQISNLTDVVVIGYGTVKKSDLTGAVTTIKAEQLMDKPVPNVSQALQGKIAGVDVNINSSAPGQAAKVRVRGIGSINSNVDPLYVVDGVIGIDGNSINPNDIASLEVLKDASSTAIFGARGANGVILITTKRGKIGPTEVTYQGDVNVSTLASHLRTLNSDEFVKVYNEAFVNATKFDPLGGTWAPPAALNHTNFPLLFDANDKPLYNTNWEKEVYKPAVSNSHQLNVQGGNEKTLYSLSLGYLDQNGLMMESWFKRYSARLTFDSDVTKWLKIGGNISYVSSKQRVVSDGNGSLNVPRMVTEEVPIVPIRYPDGSWAGNNDIAGLEGGPNPVHIAQNRYTLNNTSQTSGDAYLLFHITKDLDFKTDFGYFLNDQKNNFYSAGDLPHLSQDQGGVARISTYTNKYWQSENYLTYTKKFNENNSMTALLGMSFQEFKQEYANVETQNFIDDFFQWDFLAAGSVRSTSESQDYRWAMNSYFARVTYNLMDKYLFTATGRYDGSSKFGANNKYAFFPSVGAAWRVSQEEFLKGSSTINNLKLRASYGVSGNQEIGQYQSIAQIQPNQVVLAGANQSSLLPSYIGNANLKWERSLQFDAGLELMMLDNRINLNVDFYTRTTKDLLLAAPIPWSAGMATANVYKNVGSVRNTGLEVNLQTMNIKTPNFTWSTNFIFATNKNEILKLNNGNADIFPGPNFLGQTNVLRVGSPIGSFYGMTRLGTYSSDEGAEAAKYSLKPGDRKYIYNADGSPYYSIIGRAYPRWTGTFSSTFKYRQLDFTFDIRFVQGVNTAATFKHSTEDRQTLSNSLATVLDGWTPDHQNTSIAQVRSYKFTQDSHFDTWWVEDGSYIRGQNFTLGYTFPPSFTERTKINRFRIYASVQNLFLITKYTGYDPEVDTFNSGYGANTAFSQNIDFFPYPHPRVWNLGVNVGF
- a CDS encoding RNA polymerase sigma-70 factor — translated: MEYAVPNEPDLIRRVIKGDKDAFREIYDHYRGNIFSYACNLTKSKETAHEIVQMVFIRLWLKREQINPDLHFGAYIKKATLHHVLNFIKKTAREQQLQENVYQRMEAMRNTTEEELLLKELQQVYRAAIEKLPPQKKLIYCLSRHDELTHEEIAQRLKISKYTVNNHLVEALRLVRNYIHTHADLASFLIALLIAEWF
- a CDS encoding GH36-type glycosyl hydrolase domain-containing protein produces the protein MKKTLLITVITVLLTPVIFSLQTHAQTKDPGTLAKSILADSRLDTIQARALQLLTGLSAGTSYGEVWIRDLNTFIKGSLQVLPKEKVKEMLLLFFKMQGSNGDIVDGFIDKKKAYVGYEYRYSDLAPEWAAHKNTVETDQESSLIQAIRKYIDITGDQSILTEEVAGKTVLQRMDNALSYLLKERWSAKYGLITGATTVDWGDVQPETGWGVRINDKTKWAIDIYDNAMFVIAIKDFLAIKPDNYTSTKNWGEVAAGIRKNVRKYLWQPAAQKYIPHLYLNGSPFSKTFNEAAILYTGGSTCAILAGFHNKEEIAAINRQMVQAAAKEKYATIGITVYPPYPAAEFPNMHPYVYQNAGDWTWFGGRMIQALIANGFINEAVDELNPMIERVIAHKGFYEWYDVQTGAAKGSGDFRGEAGVLYDAITLLKHWATNHQ